A genomic region of Leptospira mtsangambouensis contains the following coding sequences:
- the rpsP gene encoding 30S ribosomal protein S16 produces MVKLRLQRTGTKADPHYRIVAADIRAPRDGKFIEAIGHFHPSTSSVKKATFNEEKTLSWLKKGAQPTDTVLALLKKDDVWSKFKG; encoded by the coding sequence TTGGTTAAATTAAGATTACAAAGAACGGGAACAAAAGCAGACCCGCACTATCGCATTGTCGCAGCAGACATCCGTGCTCCACGTGACGGAAAGTTCATTGAAGCGATTGGACATTTTCATCCATCTACTTCCTCTGTGAAAAAAGCAACTTTCAACGAAGAAAAAACTCTTTCTTGGTTAAAAAAAGGCGCTCAACCTACTGATACAGTTCTTGCTCTTTTGAAAAAAGACGACGTTTGGTCAAAATTCAAAGGTTAA
- the rpe gene encoding ribulose-phosphate 3-epimerase codes for MKISASILAAKLTGLSTELPTYKQENIDLIHIDVMDGNFVPQISFGEAFTKEVKSHTQIPLDVHLMVSNPELHVPKYFDLNPYCITFHIETTNFSVRLAEEIRKAGIKVGVSLNPQTPPESISQILPYLDLVLLMTVDPGFYGQSFVKSGFEKIAAIRKLTKPYNIELEVDGGVNESNMEELAKLGVDITVVGSGLYKTGDPNAQGKKLKELAASARTRS; via the coding sequence ATGAAAATTTCTGCTTCGATCCTTGCCGCAAAACTTACGGGACTTTCCACGGAGCTTCCCACTTACAAACAGGAAAATATCGACCTCATTCACATCGATGTGATGGATGGAAACTTTGTCCCTCAAATTTCCTTTGGGGAAGCATTCACCAAAGAAGTGAAGTCCCATACCCAAATCCCACTCGATGTACATTTGATGGTGAGTAATCCCGAACTCCATGTGCCTAAATACTTTGACCTCAATCCTTATTGTATCACCTTCCATATTGAAACGACAAACTTCTCTGTAAGACTGGCAGAAGAGATCCGAAAAGCGGGAATCAAAGTGGGGGTCTCTCTGAATCCCCAAACACCTCCAGAATCCATCTCTCAAATCCTTCCGTATTTGGATCTTGTCTTACTCATGACAGTCGATCCTGGATTTTACGGACAGTCCTTTGTGAAATCCGGTTTTGAGAAGATCGCGGCAATTCGTAAACTCACGAAACCCTACAATATTGAATTGGAAGTGGATGGGGGTGTGAACGAATCCAATATGGAAGAGCTTGCAAAACTCGGAGTGGACATCACCGTTGTGGGATCTGGTCTCTATAAAACAGGAGATCCGAACGCACAGGGCAAAAAATTAAAGGAACTCGCTGCAAGTGCTAGAACTCGCTCTTGA